Genomic window (Ruminococcus flavefaciens AE3010):
CCCTGTGTATGTTTTTCACGATCTTGGGACATAAGTCCCCTATCCATATTATTATACATGATTATTCATAATTTGGCAATGATTTATTGTATCTTTTTACTACTTTTTTGTACACAATCGGGGAGCTTATGCAAAATTATGCAGTAATTTTTAATTTTTCATGACGCAATGTGTCATATCATGAGCCCTTAGCCATTAGCCGTTAGCTTGTAGGGCACCCATTGGGCGTCCGCAAGTGAGTAGTGAGTAGAAAGTAGAGAGTAGTAGGGGCGGATATTATCCGCCCGCAAACACATTGTATATTTTCGCACAGGCGGGCGCGCGGAGCCCGCGCCGCCTTGCCACGTTGGCGCTTGTTTCACTCGCTCACATTTATCAATATCGTTACTTGTACATCGCTTATAGCACTTCTAAGTCAGCACCTACAAATTAATTACACATCACGCTGCAAAAAGGGCGGATTGCTCCGCCCTTCTGAAACTTATTTGCCGCAATATACTGCGATAGCCGCCGCTGCGAACTCCGCTGTGCCCTTGCCGCCTGCCTTGTCGATATTCTCCCTGAACTCGCCGTCTGCGGCATACATCTTCCCCAGACCGCTGAGTATCTCGTCTGTACAGGTGTAAAAATGCTCGTTTATGTAGTCCTGAAGCTTCTTAACCATAGCCTGAGCTTCCGCGCTTTCGGGACTGCCGCTTTTCAGCTTGCCGAACTCCGCAAAAAGCTGCATGAAGTCCTCCACGACCTGCCTGTTTTCGCTTTCGGAGCGCTTCTTGGTCTCAAACTCCCTGTAAGCGTCGGTATTGCCCCATTTTTCCTTGGCGCGTTTCGTGTATTCGTCAATTTTTGATGTGTCAAATGCAGAAAAATCCACTGCTCTCACTCCTATTAATTTTATTCCGCGAGCGAAGCTGATAAGCTCATCAAGCCGCTGCTTTTTCAGCTCCAGCAGCTCTATCTGCTGCTCAAGAGCCTTTTTGCGGTCGAAATCGGGACTGCTCACTATGCGCACTATATCCTTTAGTGGGAACTCCAGTTCGCGAAAAAGCAATATCTGCTGGAGCCTTTCCAGTGCCGTATCGTCATACAGCCTGTATCCGCCCTCGGTATGTGACGCCGGGGTTAGAAGTCCAATCTCGTCGTAATATCGCAGAGTGCGTATACTCACTCCCGTCAGCTCACTGACCTGCTTGACCGTCATCATGTTATCCACTCCTCTCGTGTGATCTCAGTATAGACCATGACGTAACGTGAGAGTCAATAGTATTTTTTATCTTTGTAGGAAGTTACAAAATCGCAACTGCAAATTTGTTATTTTCTTCCAATGGAATCAGCCGTGCTTCTTAACAGGGTGGCGTATTACTGTTTTCAGCTTCTCGAGAGCTGTTTTTCTCGGGTCTGAAAGATATATCTCATGGTGCTGACGCTTATGGTCGATGTCGATATCATAGCTGTTATCAACTGCATAGCCGTCCATGAGCGCAACAGTTGCAGGTTCGTCGTCATAGGAGCCCAGATGCATACACTGAACACAGAGCCCCTCCTCCACGGTAATGAACTCCACCTTTGAGAAGTCCTGCTTTTTCTTCACAGTTGCCTGCTTGACTGCCCAGTCAAAGTCTTTCTCCGTCACAAAATCAGGCACTCTTATCATAGCAGTCCAGCTAAGGTCGCTTTTGCGGCTGTAGTCGATGCCTACCCTGCCCTTTTGCTCCCAGAAGCCCTCCAGCGGCGGCACAACGTAGTCAAAATAGCCATTGATACGGTAGTCGGTCTTTTTGCTCATTTTGATAGTGTATGCAATGCCATAGAGAAGCTCCAGAGCCTGCTTGTACTCGCCGCCCTCCTCGTTGGGATCGCCCTTTCCGCGGACAGCTATGAAGTTCATGGACGGTATATCCACTATTTCGGGTTTATTCTTGGGTAAATAGTATTCCTTGTATTCCTTTTTATAATCAAATGCCATGACTGTGCTCCTTTCATTGATATGTACTAAGTATAGCACTACAGTCGTTCTGTGTCAAACGAATGAAACTTGTCCAAAGCGATTGACCTTTCGGGATATAAATGCTATAATACAAGTAATATTGAAAAACAGGAGATTCCCATGAATATAAAAAACAACGCTCTTATCGAACTTGCAGACGGCAGCATGACCGAGACGGAGTTTCTCCGCTCGGTGGAAAACAACCTTATCCCCATGCAGCAGTTCTTCTCATACTACAAGTGCGCCATAATGGAGATAGAGACCAAATTCCGCGTGCTCAACGAGCAGTTCTCCATAAACGGCGAGAGCAATCCCATAGAGTTCATACAGTCCCGCATAAAGAGCTACGGCAGCATCTACCGCAAGATGATAGCAAGGAACATACCGCGGAACTTGGAGGCTATGGAGAGAAGTATTTCCGACATCGCAGGCATAAGAGTAGTCTGCTCCTTTGTGCAGGACATCTACCGCCTTGCGGACTGCTTTCTGAAACAGGACGATATTTTCCTCATTGAGAAAAAGGACTACATAGAAAATCCCAAGCCCAACGGCTACAGAAGTCTTCACCTTATCGTTGAGGTGCCTATCTTCCTCGAAAACGAGAAGCGCCTCGTGAAAGCCGAGGTACAGCTCCGAACCATTGCCATGGACTTCTGGGCAAGTCTGGAGCACAAGCTCCGCTATAAGAAAGACCTGCCCCAGTATAAGCTGGATATGCTGACGGACGACCTAAAAAAATGTGCTGACCAGAGCGCACAGTGGGATATCCGTATGCAGGCTATCAAGAATATAATCGAACATGACTGAAAAAAGCCTCTTCTCTTGCACTGAGAAGGGGCTTTTTGGTAAAATACCGCACAAAAATAGAAAAAATCATATTTTTTCTACATATTTCGTAAAATAGTAGTTGCAATTTGTTCACATTTGTGGTATATTAAACATAATAAGTATGTATTAACAATTGATAATTATAGATTAATTACATACTTCAGGGGAATATTAAAATTAAATAAGGAGGAATTACTTATGAAACGTTTCGTTTCAACAGTTGTTGCCATTATGACAGCAGCTATGTCCATGGGAACTATTGTTCCTCAAACAGTAACAGCCGCAGATGTAAGATTCTCAGGCAACGAGTGGACAGGTAAAAACGGCGCAGAGGACGTTTTCGCAATAAACCGCGAAGCCGCTTCCTGCAATCCCGTACCATTCCAGGACACCGAATCCGCTGTAAATGCAGTCTGGGACTACAATGCACGTGAACAGTCAGAATATCTTCAGATGCTCACAGGAAAGAACGAAAACTGGGATCTGGTAGTCGTTCAGAACTCTCAGCAGGCTCAGAATCACATCAATGCAGGCTGCTTCAATCCCAATTATCAGCCGTCTTCCGCACAGGGGTGGAAAACGGTGCAGCTTCCGAGAAGCTGGACTCGTCTGGGATTTGACTTCTCTATCTACACCAATGTCGGTCAGCCATGGCAGTCAAAATACGACAGCTACGTACCTGCTCCACAGGCTCCCACAAACTATAACCCTGTTGGACTGTACCGCAAAAAGTTCACTGTTGACAGTACAATGAAGGCTTCGGGCAGACGCATTTACCTCGAATTCGACGGTGTTGAGTCCGCTTACTATGTATATGTCAACGGAAAGGCTATCGGCTACAGCGAGGACACATTCAGCCCTCACCGCTTCGATATCACTGACGCCCTCACAGACGGCGAGAACACTCTTGCAGTCGAGGTGCACAAGTTCTGCGACGGTACATGGTTCGAGGATCAGGATATGATCTACGACGGCGGTATCTTCCGTGATGTATTCCTTGTAAGCGCTCCCGAAATGCAGATAAGGGACTACACCGTCAAGACAGACCTTGACAGCAGCTTCACCAATGCAAGCCTTGAGATCTCTCTGGATATACTGAACCGCTCAGGCAATGCCAAGAACGGCTGGAGCGTTACTGCCGAGGCTTACGATGAGGAAGGAAACAATATCCTCAGCGGCGCCTCCACAAAAATAGACAACCTCAACGGCGGCGGCAAGAGCACCTGCACTATCAAGACCTCAGTCAACTCACCAAAGCTCTGGTCAGCTGAGACTCCCAACATCTACGCTCTCGTTCTTAAGCTCACCGACGGCAGCGGAAACGTACAGGAGATACTCTCATCACAGCTGGGCTTCCGCGAGATAAACTTCACCCGTGCAGAGATCGACGGCTCATACAAGCTGACCACGAATAAGTGGCAGCCTATAACTATCAACGGCAAGCGCCTGCTCCTTAAAGGCGTAAACCGCCATGATACCGATCCCTTCTACGGAAAAGCTGTTCCGCAGGATACGATACGCGAAGATGTTTCTATCATGAAAAAGAACAACATCAACGCTATAAGAACATCACACTACAGCAACGATTCTTACCTCTACTGGCTCTGCAACAAGTACGGTATGTATGTTATGGGCGAGACAAATATGGAGTGCCATGCCCTTCAGGACGGCAAGAACAACAATACAAAGGCTCTGTTCTATGAGCTGGCTATGGACAGAACAGAAACAGCCTTCAAGCGTCTGAAAAACAATCCTTCTATCGTTGCATGGTCTATCGGAAACGAAATGGGCTATACAGGCAACGCAAGCGACGCAGGCGGTATGTTCCGCGATATGATATGGTACTTCAAGAAGAACGACTACACCCGTCCTGTACACAGTGAAGGTCAGGACAATGCAATGGGCGTTGACATGAAGAGCAATATGTATCCGGGCTCGGGCAATATAGCCTACAATGCAGGTCAGGGCAAGATGCCCTACGTTATGTGCGAGTATGACCATGCTATGGGCAACTCCGTGGGCGCTCTCAAGGAGTACTGGGACAACATCAGAAAAGCCGACAATATGATGGGCGGCTTCATCTGGGACTGGGTTGACCAGTCAAGAGCTGTCAAGGTACCTAACGGCGGCTGGGACTATTACTCGGAGTCCTACGCACAGGCTAACCTTTACAAGGACGAGGCTAAAGGTAATTACTACGGCTACGGCGGCGACTGGGGTGACCGTCCAAATGACGGAAGCTTCTGTGAGAACGGACTCATCAGCCCTGACAGAACTCCTCAGCCCGAGCTTGCCGAGGTAAAGTATCAGTATCAGAACTTCTGGTTCTCTGCTGATGCTTCACAGCTGGAAAAGAAACAGGTAGGCGTATATAACGAAAACAACTTCGTGAATCTCAGCAGCTTCGATGTTACGTGGAAGCTGCTCCAGAACGGTATCGAGATACAGAGCGGCAAGGTAGAAAATCCCGATGTTGCTCCTCTCACAAGAGGAACTATCAGCGTTCCGTATTCACTTCCAAAGAAATACCTTGCAGGCGATGAATTCTTCATCGAGATCTCAGTTGCTACAAAGGACGGCACAGAGCTCGTTCCCGAGGGCACAGAGATATCCTACGGACAGATAGCACTTCAGGGCAGCGGCACTACAGCTAAATTCGACAAGGGCAGCGAGCCTGTAACTATTGTTGATACTCCAAGCGGCTATGTTCCTACAGGCAAGGACTTCAACTTCATCATCGACAAGTCAACAGGTCTTATGAAGACCTATGCATACAAGGGCGACGCACTCATCGACGAGGGACCGACTCCCAACTTCTGGCGCGGCAATGTAGAGAACGACACAGGCTGGGGCGCTAACGGCTTATACGACAAAAAGTGGCGCGACGCCATGAAGGGCGCAAAGTGCAACGCTATCGACGTCAAGGACTTAGACGGCGGCGAGAAGCAGATAATCTCACACCTTTCACTTCCGAATGCTGGCGGCACTACAGTTGACATCACATACACTATCCACTGCAACGGCACAGTTGACGTTGAGTTCAACGTAAACGCAATAAACAAGGGACTGGGCAACTTTATCCGCGTGGGCTCGTTTATGAAGCTCCCCGCAGGCGCAGAGAAGCTCAGCTGGTACGGAAACGGTCCTGTCGAGACATTCAACGACCGTAAGACCAACGGCAGACAGGGCGTATGGGAATCCACAGTTTCAGAAATGTTCTATCCTTACCTCAAGGCTGACGACTGCGGAAACCTCACAGACGTCAAGTGGATAGCCGTTCAGAACGAGAGCAAGGGTTCAAGCCTTCTCATTGCCGCTGACGGAAAAGTAGAGGCAAGCGCTCTCCACTTCATGCCCGAGGATCTCCAGAATGCCGACCACCCATACAAGCTGAAGCCAAGAAGCGAGACTATCCTCAGCGTTGACTACGGCTCAATGGGTACGGGAAGCGCTACCTGCGGTCAGGGTACTCTTGAACAGTACAGACTTCCTTCAGGCAGACAGTATAACTGGAAATACACCATTATCCCTGTTGCTTCCACAAGCACAGGCAAGGATATGACCACTATCGCAGCTAAGCTCCGCTCGGACGGCGCAGTTATACAGGACAAGAGCAGCAATGCT
Coding sequences:
- a CDS encoding GyrI-like domain-containing protein, with product MAFDYKKEYKEYYLPKNKPEIVDIPSMNFIAVRGKGDPNEEGGEYKQALELLYGIAYTIKMSKKTDYRINGYFDYVVPPLEGFWEQKGRVGIDYSRKSDLSWTAMIRVPDFVTEKDFDWAVKQATVKKKQDFSKVEFITVEEGLCVQCMHLGSYDDEPATVALMDGYAVDNSYDIDIDHKRQHHEIYLSDPRKTALEKLKTVIRHPVKKHG
- a CDS encoding glycoside hydrolase family 2 TIM barrel-domain containing protein, encoding MKRFVSTVVAIMTAAMSMGTIVPQTVTAADVRFSGNEWTGKNGAEDVFAINREAASCNPVPFQDTESAVNAVWDYNAREQSEYLQMLTGKNENWDLVVVQNSQQAQNHINAGCFNPNYQPSSAQGWKTVQLPRSWTRLGFDFSIYTNVGQPWQSKYDSYVPAPQAPTNYNPVGLYRKKFTVDSTMKASGRRIYLEFDGVESAYYVYVNGKAIGYSEDTFSPHRFDITDALTDGENTLAVEVHKFCDGTWFEDQDMIYDGGIFRDVFLVSAPEMQIRDYTVKTDLDSSFTNASLEISLDILNRSGNAKNGWSVTAEAYDEEGNNILSGASTKIDNLNGGGKSTCTIKTSVNSPKLWSAETPNIYALVLKLTDGSGNVQEILSSQLGFREINFTRAEIDGSYKLTTNKWQPITINGKRLLLKGVNRHDTDPFYGKAVPQDTIREDVSIMKKNNINAIRTSHYSNDSYLYWLCNKYGMYVMGETNMECHALQDGKNNNTKALFYELAMDRTETAFKRLKNNPSIVAWSIGNEMGYTGNASDAGGMFRDMIWYFKKNDYTRPVHSEGQDNAMGVDMKSNMYPGSGNIAYNAGQGKMPYVMCEYDHAMGNSVGALKEYWDNIRKADNMMGGFIWDWVDQSRAVKVPNGGWDYYSESYAQANLYKDEAKGNYYGYGGDWGDRPNDGSFCENGLISPDRTPQPELAEVKYQYQNFWFSADASQLEKKQVGVYNENNFVNLSSFDVTWKLLQNGIEIQSGKVENPDVAPLTRGTISVPYSLPKKYLAGDEFFIEISVATKDGTELVPEGTEISYGQIALQGSGTTAKFDKGSEPVTIVDTPSGYVPTGKDFNFIIDKSTGLMKTYAYKGDALIDEGPTPNFWRGNVENDTGWGANGLYDKKWRDAMKGAKCNAIDVKDLDGGEKQIISHLSLPNAGGTTVDITYTIHCNGTVDVEFNVNAINKGLGNFIRVGSFMKLPAGAEKLSWYGNGPVETFNDRKTNGRQGVWESTVSEMFYPYLKADDCGNLTDVKWIAVQNESKGSSLLIAADGKVEASALHFMPEDLQNADHPYKLKPRSETILSVDYGSMGTGSATCGQGTLEQYRLPSGRQYNWKYTIIPVASTSTGKDMTTIAAKLRSDGAVIQDKSSNALTVPVGASAKLGKDSSGDSYVTGSVTIPHNSKLDSALEGSNSFTVEVNVVPTGSQQFNMFAGKGDYSFGLRAGTSSLDFFVYAGGEWRMASFSTGDGFIGKKHQVAGIYDAENNMVRVYLDGKMLGEKSTGTTAGVAHSGYNLTLGACPETGRNSQAQFYDLRVYSKALDASELASQNTASPKYGPDNDAVQLWIDFDNMAEAGPDEPEPEIAYGDANCDGGVDMSDVVLIMQSLANPNKYGLEGSDKNHITEQGQLNGDVDISAKGITSNDALRIQEFLLGKIKSLDPNS
- a CDS encoding GTP pyrophosphokinase, which produces MNIKNNALIELADGSMTETEFLRSVENNLIPMQQFFSYYKCAIMEIETKFRVLNEQFSINGESNPIEFIQSRIKSYGSIYRKMIARNIPRNLEAMERSISDIAGIRVVCSFVQDIYRLADCFLKQDDIFLIEKKDYIENPKPNGYRSLHLIVEVPIFLENEKRLVKAEVQLRTIAMDFWASLEHKLRYKKDLPQYKLDMLTDDLKKCADQSAQWDIRMQAIKNIIEHD
- a CDS encoding MerR family transcriptional regulator, with the translated sequence MMTVKQVSELTGVSIRTLRYYDEIGLLTPASHTEGGYRLYDDTALERLQQILLFRELEFPLKDIVRIVSSPDFDRKKALEQQIELLELKKQRLDELISFARGIKLIGVRAVDFSAFDTSKIDEYTKRAKEKWGNTDAYREFETKKRSESENRQVVEDFMQLFAEFGKLKSGSPESAEAQAMVKKLQDYINEHFYTCTDEILSGLGKMYAADGEFRENIDKAGGKGTAEFAAAAIAVYCGK